Proteins encoded by one window of Vibrio panuliri:
- the ccoG gene encoding cytochrome c oxidase accessory protein CcoG: MSQDKIDIKDVTPKTFNPKTHKGQGDRFNPNNRIYVRESKGKFQKLRRYGGWFLLMLFALVPWIPFGERQAILLDIGNQQFNFFGTTLYPQDLTLLATLFVIAAFGLFFITTFLGRVWCGYLCPQTVWTFIYIWFEEKLEGSANKRRKQDSGKLTAALMIRKTIKHIAWVAIALATGFTFVGYFVPVRELVIDFFTFNASFWPVFWVLFFTACTYGNAGWMRSIVCIHMCPYARFQSAMFDKDTFIVGYDTQRGEDRGPRSRKADPKALGLGDCIDCNLCVQVCPTGIDIRDGLQYECINCGACIDACDQTMVRMGYETGLINYTTEHRLAGHKTKILRPKLIGYGTVLLLIVGLFFAQIATVDPVGMNVLRDRNQLSRENVAGEIENTYTLKIINKTQQPQEYTLSVSGLSDVSWYGKQTVQVAPGEVLNLPMSLGVNPENLSSPVSTIQFILSDSEQFTVTVESRFIKQL; encoded by the coding sequence ATGAGTCAGGATAAGATCGACATTAAGGATGTGACTCCCAAAACTTTTAACCCCAAGACCCACAAAGGACAAGGCGATCGCTTTAACCCCAACAACCGAATCTATGTAAGAGAGAGCAAAGGTAAATTTCAAAAACTACGCCGCTATGGTGGCTGGTTTCTACTTATGCTGTTTGCCTTAGTGCCATGGATACCCTTTGGCGAGCGTCAAGCTATCTTGCTTGATATTGGCAACCAACAATTTAACTTCTTTGGTACCACGCTCTACCCACAAGACTTAACCTTACTCGCAACATTATTCGTGATCGCAGCCTTCGGGTTGTTCTTTATCACCACGTTTCTTGGACGGGTATGGTGCGGCTATCTATGCCCTCAAACAGTGTGGACATTCATCTACATTTGGTTTGAAGAAAAACTCGAAGGTAGCGCCAACAAACGACGTAAACAAGATTCGGGCAAACTAACGGCTGCGCTGATGATACGCAAAACCATCAAGCATATTGCTTGGGTTGCTATCGCGCTTGCCACAGGCTTTACCTTCGTTGGTTATTTCGTCCCCGTGCGCGAACTTGTGATCGACTTTTTCACCTTCAACGCCAGTTTTTGGCCTGTGTTTTGGGTGCTGTTTTTTACCGCGTGTACCTATGGCAATGCGGGGTGGATGCGTTCAATCGTCTGCATTCACATGTGTCCTTACGCGCGCTTCCAGTCCGCGATGTTTGACAAAGACACCTTTATCGTCGGCTACGATACTCAACGCGGTGAAGATCGAGGCCCTCGATCACGCAAAGCCGATCCCAAAGCCCTTGGCTTAGGTGATTGCATTGATTGCAACCTCTGCGTGCAAGTCTGTCCGACTGGGATTGATATCCGTGATGGTCTGCAATATGAGTGCATCAACTGTGGTGCCTGTATAGATGCCTGCGATCAAACCATGGTAAGAATGGGCTACGAAACAGGACTGATCAATTACACCACTGAACACCGACTTGCTGGGCACAAAACCAAAATTCTCCGGCCGAAACTGATTGGTTATGGCACCGTTCTATTGCTGATTGTTGGCTTGTTCTTTGCCCAAATTGCCACCGTCGATCCGGTTGGTATGAACGTATTACGCGACCGGAATCAGCTCTCTCGCGAAAATGTTGCTGGTGAGATAGAAAACACCTACACCCTAAAAATCATCAACAAAACCCAGCAGCCTCAAGAATACACCTTGAGTGTCTCGGGACTCAGTGATGTGTCATGGTACGGCAAGCAAACGGTTCAAGTCGCTCCTGGTGAAGTGCTGAACCTGCCAATGAGCCTAGGCGTCAATCCAGAAAATCTCAGCTCTCCTGTTTCAACAATTCAGTTTATACTGTCTGACAGTGAACAGTTTACCGTTACGGTAGAAAGTAGGTTTATCAAACAGTTATAG
- a CDS encoding YihD family protein — protein MNCHRIEELLELIGPEWQKDQEMNLVEFIVKLANEAGYQGKLEDLTDDVLIYHLKMRNSEKDEMIPGLKKDQEDDFKTALLRARGIIK, from the coding sequence ATGAATTGTCATCGCATCGAAGAACTGCTCGAATTGATCGGCCCTGAATGGCAAAAAGACCAAGAGATGAACTTAGTTGAGTTTATTGTCAAACTCGCTAACGAAGCAGGTTACCAAGGTAAACTGGAAGATCTCACCGATGATGTGCTGATCTACCACCTTAAAATGCGCAACAGCGAAAAAGATGAAATGATTCCTGGGCTGAAAAAAGACCAAGAAGATGACTTTAAAACCGCACTACTAAGAGCGCGTGGCATCATCAAGTAA
- a CDS encoding sporulation protein: MSFFKKTLASFGIGSAQVDSVLQQEVLYPGQKVNVTIHVYGGATEQAIDNIDLKLCCRYIKEVPVNPDKAQHQTSHKRRAPQSYVLAKWNLPYAFTIHPGETRDFDVELDVPWNTPITIGDSKVWLDTGLDIALAKDPTDTDILTVRPDPLMDGILSALEAQGMRIRQVECEAVEGFSMPFVQEFEFVPTTGPYHGRWREVELVAYREEQQLKLWFEVDRHRDGARGMLASLLGVGQLKRELTIPLSTAPSDAGVKVLEYLDNTC, translated from the coding sequence ATGTCGTTTTTTAAGAAGACCCTTGCCAGTTTTGGTATTGGATCCGCTCAAGTTGATTCAGTGTTACAGCAAGAAGTGCTTTACCCAGGTCAAAAAGTCAATGTGACCATTCATGTCTATGGTGGTGCCACCGAGCAAGCGATTGATAATATCGATCTCAAACTGTGCTGTCGCTATATCAAAGAAGTGCCCGTGAATCCTGATAAGGCGCAACACCAGACTAGCCATAAGCGCCGTGCGCCACAAAGCTATGTGTTGGCAAAGTGGAACTTGCCTTATGCCTTCACCATCCACCCCGGAGAAACGCGCGACTTTGATGTTGAACTTGATGTGCCGTGGAATACGCCGATTACAATTGGTGACTCTAAAGTTTGGTTAGATACGGGTCTAGACATTGCGTTGGCAAAAGACCCGACGGATACCGATATCTTGACGGTACGTCCCGACCCATTGATGGATGGTATTTTGTCTGCCTTGGAAGCACAAGGTATGCGCATTCGTCAGGTGGAATGTGAAGCGGTAGAAGGGTTTTCGATGCCGTTTGTGCAAGAGTTTGAATTTGTGCCGACTACTGGCCCATACCATGGTCGATGGCGAGAAGTTGAACTGGTCGCGTATCGCGAAGAGCAACAACTCAAACTGTGGTTTGAAGTGGATAGACACCGTGATGGCGCAAGAGGGATGTTGGCATCACTACTCGGGGTTGGTCAGCTAAAAAGGGAATTGACCATCCCACTGTCGACGGCTCCAAGTGATGCCGGGGTGAAGGTGCTTGAGTATTTAGATAACACTTGCTAA
- the trhA gene encoding PAQR family membrane homeostasis protein TrhA → MSDDDKNAAYSVKEEIANTITHAIGMVLGIVGLVLLLLKATDHNADTLTITSMSIYGSSIILLFLASTLYHAIPYKRAKRALKTFDHCAIYLLIAGSYTPFLLVSLRTPLAIGLMIVIWCIALVGIIMKLAFVYRFKRLSLVTYLMMGWLSLVVIYQLAMNLAWGGLTLLAVGGLIYSLGVIFYVAKRIPYNHAIWHGFVLAGCACHFFAIYYFVQPV, encoded by the coding sequence ATGTCTGACGATGACAAAAACGCTGCTTATAGCGTAAAAGAAGAAATCGCCAACACCATTACCCATGCGATTGGCATGGTCTTAGGCATTGTTGGTTTGGTGTTATTGTTGCTCAAAGCGACAGATCACAATGCTGACACATTAACTATTACCAGCATGAGTATTTATGGCAGCAGTATCATCCTGTTGTTTCTTGCCTCTACGCTCTATCATGCTATTCCTTATAAACGCGCCAAGCGGGCACTAAAAACCTTTGACCATTGTGCGATTTATTTGCTGATAGCTGGCAGCTATACCCCATTTTTGTTGGTGAGTTTACGCACCCCATTAGCTATCGGTCTGATGATCGTGATTTGGTGTATTGCTTTGGTTGGCATCATCATGAAGCTGGCGTTCGTCTATCGTTTTAAACGTTTGTCATTAGTGACTTATTTGATGATGGGATGGTTATCGTTAGTGGTGATCTATCAGTTGGCGATGAACCTAGCATGGGGAGGGTTAACTTTGCTGGCTGTAGGTGGCTTGATCTACTCGCTGGGGGTTATTTTCTATGTCGCGAAGCGCATCCCGTACAATCATGCGATTTGGCATGGTTTTGTTCTGGCAGGATGCGCCTGTCATTTCTTTGCGATCTACTACTTTGTTCAGCCAGTATGA
- a CDS encoding TrkH family potassium uptake protein, with the protein MVNFRPVLFVIGLVLSKLALFMYVPTLVAFFSGTSGFIEFGQSLLITHAVAFACLSIGRTATFKLSVRDMFLITSLVWTIASAFAALPFVFINHISFTDAYFETMSGITTTGSTVLSGLDNMAPSILLWRSILQWLGGIGFIVMAVAVLPMLNVGGMKLFQTESSDWSDKSSPRAKTVAKNIVLVYLILTLLCMLGFLLSGMNLFEAINHSFTTLSTGGYSTSDSSMNNFSHGAHWNATLFMFLGGLPFLLFVSALTKRRASILLKDAQVRGFAYLVLGSGVVISSWLVVQDGYTILDAVRVSLFNIVSVVTTTGFGLEDFTAWGALPATLFAFLLMVGACSGSTSGGMKIFRFQIAMTLLNKQIMKLIHPSGVFIQRYNQRPVNDDIVRSVVAFCLTYFITIIFIAGCLSGLGLDPVTSISGSITAVANVGPGMGTIVGPTGNFAPLPDAAKWILSFGMLMGRLEILTILVLFFPAFWKR; encoded by the coding sequence ATGGTTAACTTTCGTCCCGTACTGTTCGTGATAGGGTTAGTACTGTCTAAACTCGCCCTATTTATGTACGTTCCCACCTTGGTGGCATTTTTCTCGGGTACCTCCGGCTTTATCGAGTTCGGTCAGTCATTACTGATTACCCACGCAGTGGCCTTTGCCTGTTTATCCATTGGTCGTACCGCTACTTTTAAACTTAGCGTACGCGATATGTTCTTAATCACCAGTTTGGTCTGGACCATCGCCAGTGCTTTTGCGGCACTGCCGTTTGTATTTATCAACCATATTAGTTTCACCGATGCGTACTTTGAGACGATGTCGGGAATCACGACGACTGGCTCTACCGTACTAAGCGGCTTGGATAATATGGCCCCTAGCATTTTGCTATGGCGATCCATTTTGCAGTGGTTGGGAGGTATTGGCTTTATCGTTATGGCGGTAGCGGTACTACCAATGCTCAACGTGGGTGGTATGAAACTATTCCAAACTGAGTCTTCTGACTGGTCAGATAAAAGTAGCCCGCGTGCCAAAACCGTGGCGAAAAATATCGTTTTGGTCTATCTCATCCTAACGCTGTTATGTATGTTGGGCTTCCTGCTGTCAGGCATGAACTTATTCGAGGCAATCAACCACTCATTTACCACCTTATCCACTGGCGGTTACTCAACCTCAGACAGTTCGATGAACAACTTCTCTCATGGTGCTCACTGGAACGCAACACTGTTTATGTTCCTTGGGGGGTTACCATTTTTGTTGTTTGTTTCTGCACTCACCAAACGCCGTGCCAGCATTTTACTCAAAGACGCTCAGGTGCGCGGTTTTGCCTACTTAGTGTTAGGGTCTGGCGTGGTAATCAGCAGTTGGTTAGTCGTGCAAGATGGTTACACTATTCTTGATGCAGTCCGAGTCTCACTGTTCAATATTGTCTCTGTCGTTACAACAACAGGCTTTGGCTTAGAGGATTTCACGGCTTGGGGCGCTTTGCCTGCCACCTTGTTTGCCTTCTTGTTAATGGTGGGGGCGTGCTCTGGTTCAACATCTGGAGGGATGAAAATCTTCCGTTTTCAGATCGCCATGACACTGCTCAACAAGCAGATAATGAAGTTAATTCACCCATCAGGTGTATTTATTCAGCGCTACAATCAGCGTCCTGTTAATGATGATATTGTCCGCTCAGTGGTCGCCTTCTGTCTAACTTACTTTATTACGATTATTTTTATCGCTGGTTGTTTGAGTGGTCTTGGCTTAGACCCTGTGACGAGCATATCAGGCTCGATTACAGCGGTGGCTAACGTCGGCCCAGGTATGGGAACCATCGTTGGACCGACAGGCAACTTTGCGCCACTACCCGATGCCGCGAAATGGATCTTAAGCTTTGGCATGTTAATGGGAAGATTGGAGATCCTTACTATCTTAGTACTGTTCTTCCCCGCTTTCTGGAAGCGCTAA
- the trkA gene encoding Trk system potassium transporter TrkA, protein MKIIILGAGQVGGTLAENLVGENNDITIVDKDSDRLRELQDKYDLRVVNGHASHPDVLREAGAQDADMLVAVTNTDETNMAACQVAFSLFNTPNRIARIRSPQYLAEKEALFQSGAVPVDHLIAPEELVTSYIERLIQYPGALQVVSFAEQKVSLVAVKAYYGGPLVGNALSALREHMPHIDTRVAAIFRQGRPIRPQGTTIIEADDEVFFVAASNHIRSVMSELQRLEKPYRRIMIVGGGNIGASLAKRLEQNYSVKLIERNFQRAERLSEELENTIVFCGDAADQELLTEENIDQVDVFIALTNEDETNIMSAMLAKRMGAKKVMVLIQRGAYVDLVQGGAIDVAISPQQATISALLTHVRRADIVNVSSLRRGAAEAIEAIAHGDENTSKVVGRAIGDIKLPPGTTIGAIVRGDEVLIAHDRTVIEQDDHVVMFLVDKKYVPDVETLFQPSPFFL, encoded by the coding sequence ATGAAAATCATCATTCTTGGCGCAGGTCAGGTTGGCGGTACGTTGGCAGAGAACCTCGTAGGGGAAAACAACGATATCACTATCGTCGATAAAGACAGTGACCGACTGCGCGAACTGCAAGATAAATATGATTTACGTGTTGTAAATGGTCATGCAAGTCATCCAGATGTACTTCGTGAAGCCGGCGCGCAAGATGCCGATATGCTCGTCGCAGTCACCAACACGGATGAAACCAACATGGCAGCCTGCCAAGTGGCGTTCTCTCTATTCAATACGCCAAACCGAATTGCTCGTATTCGTTCCCCTCAATATCTTGCTGAAAAAGAAGCCCTATTCCAATCAGGCGCTGTACCCGTTGATCACTTGATTGCCCCAGAAGAGTTAGTGACCAGCTATATTGAACGACTGATCCAATATCCAGGTGCACTGCAAGTAGTCAGTTTTGCCGAGCAGAAAGTTAGCCTCGTTGCAGTTAAAGCATACTATGGCGGTCCACTGGTTGGTAATGCACTCTCTGCTCTACGCGAGCATATGCCACATATCGATACCCGTGTTGCAGCTATTTTCCGCCAAGGTCGTCCAATTCGTCCGCAAGGTACTACCATCATCGAAGCGGATGATGAGGTGTTCTTTGTTGCCGCAAGTAACCATATTCGCTCAGTGATGAGTGAACTACAGCGCCTAGAAAAACCCTACCGCCGTATCATGATTGTTGGTGGGGGTAACATCGGGGCGAGCTTGGCAAAACGACTTGAACAAAACTACAGCGTTAAGCTGATCGAAAGAAACTTCCAACGTGCAGAACGTCTGTCAGAAGAGTTGGAAAACACCATTGTATTTTGCGGAGATGCCGCCGATCAGGAATTATTGACTGAAGAAAATATCGACCAAGTCGATGTGTTTATTGCTCTCACCAACGAAGATGAAACCAACATCATGTCTGCGATGCTAGCAAAACGCATGGGCGCTAAAAAGGTGATGGTATTAATCCAGCGTGGTGCTTATGTCGACCTAGTGCAAGGTGGCGCTATCGATGTGGCTATCTCACCACAGCAAGCTACGATTTCGGCATTGCTGACCCACGTTCGTCGTGCTGACATCGTCAATGTCTCCTCTCTGCGTCGCGGCGCAGCCGAAGCCATCGAAGCGATTGCTCATGGTGATGAGAACACCTCTAAAGTGGTGGGGCGTGCCATTGGGGATATCAAGTTACCACCAGGTACCACTATTGGTGCAATTGTTCGTGGTGATGAAGTGTTGATTGCCCATGACCGTACTGTCATTGAGCAAGATGATCACGTCGTGATGTTCTTGGTAGACAAAAAATACGTCCCTGACGTAGAAACACTCTTCCAACCGAGTCCATTCTTCCTCTAA
- the rsmB gene encoding 16S rRNA (cytosine(967)-C(5))-methyltransferase RsmB — protein sequence MNVRAAAANVLFQVVDKGQSLSNALPAAQQQIRPRDHALLQEICYGALRYLPRLESIANELMDKPLKGKQRVFHHLILVGIYQLSFMRIPAHAAVGETVEGTKELKGPRLRGLINAVLRNYQRNQEQLDQHAISHNAGKYGHPSWLLKLLQEAYPQQWEQIVEANNSKAPMWLRVNHQHHTREEYQALLNQEGIETTLHPQAKDALKLASPCDVTKLPGFEKGWVSVQDAAAQLSIDYLTPKDGELILDCCAAPGGKTAHILERTKDAQVVAIDCDDARLKRVHDNLKRLKLQAEVICGDARQPQTWWQGEQFDRILLDAPCSATGVIRRHPDIKWLRRADDIKALAELQSEIIDAMWQQLKPGGTLVYATCSITPQENKLQVQAFLERTSNAQLQGSDITNPGRQILPGEDDMDGFYYAVITKQA from the coding sequence ATGAATGTTCGCGCTGCGGCAGCTAACGTCCTTTTCCAAGTTGTCGACAAAGGTCAGTCTCTCTCTAATGCCCTTCCTGCGGCTCAGCAGCAGATTCGACCTCGTGACCATGCTCTATTACAAGAAATTTGCTACGGAGCTCTGCGCTACTTACCACGCCTTGAATCAATCGCAAATGAGTTGATGGATAAACCCCTCAAAGGTAAACAGCGTGTCTTCCATCACCTTATTCTTGTTGGCATCTACCAGCTCAGCTTTATGCGCATTCCTGCCCATGCTGCGGTTGGCGAAACTGTCGAAGGCACCAAAGAGCTTAAAGGTCCGCGTCTACGTGGTTTAATTAACGCGGTACTACGTAACTATCAGCGCAATCAAGAGCAACTGGATCAGCATGCTATCAGCCACAATGCGGGTAAGTATGGCCACCCAAGCTGGTTACTCAAACTGCTGCAAGAAGCATATCCGCAGCAGTGGGAGCAGATTGTTGAAGCGAATAACAGTAAAGCGCCGATGTGGTTGCGCGTGAACCACCAGCACCATACTCGTGAAGAGTACCAAGCCTTATTGAACCAAGAAGGTATTGAAACCACGCTTCATCCACAGGCAAAAGACGCACTAAAACTCGCTTCACCTTGTGATGTGACTAAGCTACCAGGCTTTGAAAAAGGCTGGGTTTCTGTACAAGATGCCGCAGCTCAACTTTCAATTGATTATCTGACGCCGAAAGACGGTGAGCTAATCTTAGATTGCTGCGCGGCACCTGGCGGTAAAACGGCACATATCCTTGAGCGAACGAAAGATGCTCAGGTGGTGGCCATTGATTGTGATGATGCTCGCTTAAAACGCGTCCATGACAACCTTAAACGTCTAAAACTCCAAGCTGAAGTGATCTGCGGGGATGCGCGTCAACCGCAAACTTGGTGGCAGGGTGAGCAATTCGACCGAATTTTATTGGATGCACCTTGTTCTGCGACAGGGGTTATCCGTCGCCACCCAGATATTAAGTGGTTGCGCCGTGCAGACGATATCAAAGCGCTAGCTGAGCTGCAAAGCGAGATCATCGACGCAATGTGGCAGCAATTAAAACCAGGCGGTACCTTAGTTTACGCTACTTGCTCGATCACCCCACAAGAGAACAAACTACAAGTGCAAGCCTTCCTTGAGCGAACAAGCAATGCGCAACTGCAAGGCTCAGATATCACTAACCCGGGGCGTCAGATCCTGCCAGGTGAAGATGATATGGATGGTTTCTACTACGCAGTGATCACGAAACAAGCATAA